The Phyllopteryx taeniolatus isolate TA_2022b chromosome 19, UOR_Ptae_1.2, whole genome shotgun sequence genome includes the window CACTGTATGATCATATGTAAACTAATGTATATTTATTGTGAATATTAAAAACAGTCGTATTTATGTACATCTTTGGCAAAGATGAGGTGTTCTGTCCTATTGTTCACCTCCATTTTGCAGCCGTGTCCTGTGCAGTTCTGCTTTCAATCgaccttttcataatgtttgtaagcAATAAGCGCTCGATTAGTCACAGGCGGCAGAACACAGGTGAGTAGTGCTGAACGGaactgaaaacaacaaaaacttgcaTGTGGGGTTCAAGGCCCAAACTGTTTTTCAAGCCATTTACGCCATTTTCTCACTTTCTCTGTCATGGTCACATGACATGCAAGAGTTCGGTTACGATACTTGAGCTTTTGCCGCCCGAAGCGCATGCATGACGTCGTGGTGAAAAGGAACTCCGACACAATGGAGAGAAAGCGGGAGACTAAACCCTGCACAATGAGTCATGCGGCCTCGAACCAAAAAGCATTGTTGCGCAGGGAAATCTAGCGAATGCTGTACGGTTGAGACAATACATCACTAAAGGCACGAGAGCCCACTGAATACAATTTACTGACTAACCAGAAACGTGCCACGGGGTTAGAGCTCAAGCAAGTCGGCTCACGGACACGAGTGGACCAGCACTGACAGGTAGGACCAGCGGAACAAACTGAATCAAAGTTAAACAAGACTACAATATAGTTTATAAACTAAAAAACTCTATACTATTATACGTGTTACGAGCCTAAACGCCtttgtgttgtttatttatatatatatatatatatatatatatatatatacatacacacacacacacgcgcgttgGGCTGCGTTTACAATGCGCAGTTTTGATGCTGACGAGATGAGGACTAACGCAGGAAGActcgaaatgttttttttttttttttttaaacaatattcaaTGGCTCTTACTcgttttaaagtatttttttcgtAAAACATAACGCACGTAAAATGATGGCTGGAGCGGGACGACTGGAACTATATTGCAACTATGTTTCGTGTGTTACTGCCATGTTCTGTCAATTGTGCTCGGTGTTAAAAGATAACTTGATGTTGAATTTGCGCGTCGATGACCTTGCGCAATTGTGACGCTCACGAGCAGCCCTTTTGAAATCCCAACAATGTAcccggcctttttttttttttttttgccctagTAGCCTAGCTTCCGAATGAAACATACAACGTGGAGTTGCTGTGATTTACTAACTACTTCGTCAGCATTTTCTGGCGAGCCGGTGACCGTTCTGGTGATTGGGCTAAAAATATCACGTGAGCTAACATTAGCTAGCGGCTGATTTCCAAGGTAAAAGAAAGTTTCTCCTCCTTTTTAACAAATACTCATGAATTACTGGCGATATACTTCCACGATGTGGCTCAACATGGTGTCGAATGAGTATCTTGGTATGAAATGATTAATTATTAACTAATTTCCAAACTTGGCCAGCAATGTGCACTATAAGCCACACCACTATATCATGTGTCATTGGAGTTTATTTTAGGAGTACGACCTTACCTTTATTTCCATGCATTGTGCGGGTTCGTTCGTTTTCGACTTTGTTTTCTCACGTTAAACGATGATGTGTGCTTAGCGGGTACACAAGTATTTCGTGATATTTAATTGTTCGGCACACAACAGAAGCAGGTCCATTTTTAAACCCAACAATGTTGTCGGCCCCTGTCGCCCATTAGGAGAATGCACTTCCGCTTCGGGGCACTCACTTCCGTTAAGTGTCTGCACTTTTATCTGAAGCGGATAGGACATATAATCAAGTGTAAATCAAACAAAGTAAATATTTAGTTATCtgcttatttctgaaaatgtgagcGAGCAGTTCTGCATGTCTGTCCCACTGTGATGTCACAGTGGGGGACATCACGTAGCCGGCACCGCCAACATGGTGTTTCTCAACCATCCTTGCTACAAGATGGCACAAAGCGCTACAGAAGCTCCTCCCTTCACTCCAACATAATTTCTTGTCACCAAGAACAACTTTTATATcagtcagggctttggcgccatcctgGAACATGTTTgggtgtttcagaaagagcacaaaaacagtaaataggtacatttttcagtgaataacacaGGATTGAAAAAAACCACCTGCGAAATGGTGAATTCGGGGAACACTATGCTGTTAAGAATATtgtctataattcttgatcctcggagtattttgacaaaagcttgCCACAAACATATTATCAAGACACGTCTCCTTCAAGAATTGAAATAATTGTGCCATCTCGAAAGGACAGACTGAAGCACAATTAATACTTACTTTGCcataatattaaacaataatATTTTGGTGACATCATCTACAATTCATGAAACCCTGCTCTGCCATAGGCGCATCACAAAATGGCGGAGGCGGTGGTCAACGTGGCCCGGAGGGTCAACGCAACCGTTGAGGAAGGACGAGATCACCTGGGTAAGCACAGAGGTGCAGCTCAAATTAATCGCTTCTCAAATTAATTGTGGTGATCGATGAATCTTTTCGAGCCCGCGTTGATCTTGAAATGTTCCAATTGCTCAGAATTTCaccctctcaacagtaaatattctcagttgttgttgtattcCATTTTTGGTGCTATTTTTATGTTTACCTGCAGGTGGCAGCAGCGGATGCCCTTCGTTTCCTCCAGTAACCGCAATTTGAACTCTTCTTGTGCTTCTCCATCTTTTTGCGTCTCCCCGCAGACCTGTCCAACTGCAAGCTCATCTCCTTCCCAGACGGCGTTTTCAAGGTTCTCAGCAGCGTGTCGGAGAACATCCGGGTCATTACCCTGGCGGACAATGAGATGAAGGCCATTTCCAGCAAGTTCTTTTCGACCTTCACACAGCTGAGAGGTGCCCTATTCAAGGCCAAATATTACTTAGAAGAAGTAGCTCTTACTACTAGACTtgtaaaaaaaccaaatacCGTTCGCAGAGTTGGACCTGCACGGAAACGTTCTGACCAAACTGCCCGACTGTTTGGAGGAAATGAAGCACTTGACCAGCATCGACCTGGCCAATAACAACTTCTCCGCGTTCCCCGAGAAGCTCACGCAAATAGCCACACTGGAGCGCATCAACCTGGAGGGCAACAACATCACTGGTAACGACACGCgccaaaaataatcaacatacAGCGTTGGGAAAATATTTAGACACCACTGCAAAATGATCAGTTTctctgattttgaaaaaataaaaaatggtcaaaataggTTTGGGAGGTCTCcattttttccagagctgtatatTTATAGTGGATCCTTAAAGATAAAACATGGCCACTGTCATCAATTATATTGGCAATAATTATCcttgaaggtttttttgttgGCGGAGAAATGCTCTTTTAACGCTGAAATGGAGAGCATGCTGTAGTGCTGACATTTGCAACGCAAATCCAAAGCACCGCTCGAAatcgcttaatgctaacatacatagaaaacaccattgacatgctaaagGTTAGCAATGATAGTCACGCTTTTAGAAAccgaatatttgaacacaaacaattaaACGTGCATACCCTAGTCCCAAGGCGGgcattggattgcagcatttgCCACTGTTTGCTAATTCTATGCTAAAATGTTCCTTGTTACTTTCGGCCCTGTTAATCAAATGGACTTTCAGCACAGTGatataatgacaaaaaataaataaataaataataataataataataaagttccATGAGATGggccaatacacattttgagttCTTGCCAATGTGTGTATTATCAGATTTAgagtagaaaaataaaagacagaaatgCAAGTCTATGGTGGTCCGAAACCTGACCCCCCGCAATGAACGATATTCATCCAAGAGCATAGGCGGGTAACGttctttggaaaaacaaaaagtcatcaaatggAAACGGCTATAGCATAGCATGAAGGCGAAAAATCCCTCGCTTAtgacaagaaaacaagaaaGCTGTACATGAGTATGATAGTGACATCAAGTCCTTGTTTCGGCATCGTCCATCTCATTACTTTGGTGTCTTTGCAGCTGTCACGTTCTTGACGATTACCGGGCCAATCGTCCTTGTCGTAACCCGGCTATGTTGTCGTTCGCGCCCACAGAAATCCCGGTGGACAAGCTGTCCGCCATGCCCGCGCTCAAGTGGCTCAACGTGATGGCCAACCCTCTGGACGCAAACACGCAATCTGCTCTGACTTCAACGCGCAACTTTGAGATTTTATCGCAAAGGGAGTCGTAGTCATGTGATGCGCTGCGTGCCGCGTGCCTTGAAAAACTCCCTTTGATACTTTGGCCTGCTTGGAAACGAGCTTGTCCTTTGTATATGAAGATGGCCGACTGCTGCCGCACCAAACAACAACGCCGCATGGCACCCTCAACACCGGCATgaatcaacaaaaaaacatctcggGTGGGATATTTCTCATCGCTAATTTATTACTTTGGTTTTATAAAGGTATTTCTTCCTCCAATTTACAAATGTCATGTTGTTATTTGTCACTTTATGAACTTTACTAGACGGGAACGTCGCGGTCTTTCGTGGAAGAAATGTTTACGGAATATTAATCCTATTGGATAAAATTAGAGAATTGTACAAATTAATAGTAAACGCCTTACCCCTAACAgacttttttgtatttgttttatttagtaagattttgagatttttttttgcatcattttatatcatatataaaatcatatttcaaatttaaaatcaaTGGCATAACAATTAAggcctttcctcaataaacaaGTTTTTAATTTCAAGTattgaaatcttttttaaaGATATAGATGGAAATGCATTGTACAAATAATAGTAAACACCTAATCTCTAatagaaattgtttaaatttcagtttatatataaaaatcatATGCTGTAGAATCATCTcaattttacaataatttaaatgagttgatttataaaaaataaagaccTTCCCTcaataattgtttgtttttaatttaaagtgtCAATACTGattggtgggggaaaaaatctattACGAATATGAATATTACTAGAAATGcattaaacaaattaataaatgcCTAATCCCTAATAGAAATTGTTTAATATTAGTAACATTTGTAGAAATGTTATATATGAAACTTGTCATGTAATCATGTAATTTTAAAGTAAATTGTTAATTTGTTGAACAAAAAGTTTCAATCCAAAAATAATAAGTAAATGGCCAATCCTTAGCTGAGATTGTTTACATTTATTGGAAGAAAATGTACTCATAAACttgtgggtctgttattttttgaATCAATTCAAAGtcaattcataaaaataaagaccACCACAAAACCAATTCCAAATGAATAGGAAAGGCTTTATAATGGAGATTATTTGATCGGCATTGCATTTGTACAAACAAAGGCTTTGTCCATCCACTGGCTGCAAATCTGCCCACCACACAATAAACCAACGCCTTACCCCTGATAAACTCTCTGAAGTTGAGCAACACGAAGCAACATGATACTTGACTCAAAATGACAGCAAATATTTTTGCTGCTCTGTAAGACGTGGAAACTCTCCACACAGCCCAAAATAACGACATCAAACTATAGAAGGGCCAGTAAGTCGCTTATCAAAAGGTTGCAGCAAAACTCCCGAGACAAGAAGAAGTGGGCTAATCGGCCCCTTAATTGGTTTACGGCGCACGTCTTTTAAGTCGGGGCAAGAAGAAGTGGGCTAATCGGCCCCTTAATTGGTTTACGGCGCACGTCTTTTAAGTCGGGGCCATCTGGTTTTGTCGGAAAGGGCCTCTTCTCGAGAGCCTCCGGGCACATCAACAAACAtccaaatattgaaataaatgcacAAAAGCCTTGGAAGTTGCTACGCAGGCCTCAGACTTGTGTCTACAAGTGAAGTACTTCTGTTTTCAGGCACGttgttgtgcattttctgtGACGCTTGACGGTCACGTGTTAGCCTGTTGTCAGGTGGCGTCGGCTTAGGCGGCCGCGCGGTCTGTCGTGCCCGCTTTATTCGCGGACGAGAGAGGTCACCGCCATGAGCTTCGGCACCGAGGAGCGCGGCCCGCCAAACACGCAGGACTACAGGATCTTCTTCAGTGAGCGTTCACATCAACGAGCATGCGTCGCCGCTGTTATTTCGTTTGTCACTTTTGCAAATCAGACGTGTTATTTCTAACGCTTTGAACGTGAACGTATTTCTTATTTGCACAGAGGACGCGGCGGGCCGATATATTTCCCCCTTCCACGATATACCCATCTTTGCAGATGAAGCCCAGGTGAGAGACAAATCATCAACAACTAATCGAAAACGATTTAGCCAATCGATGAATCCTTTTTGGGGAGCTTGTTTATATTAAAGTTGTCCAAATCCTGGGAATTTCAGTCCATAAATATTCTTCATGAAAGTCAATTGATTAccttttgtgttgaatcaaaacatttgcctttttattttggaaacattttgccAATTTTGTGACGGACGTTGATGACCTAACCAGGAAGTGAATCCTAATcgatttgtttgttcattttctatTTGAAATAACATCCTGTTTTTGCTTAAAGGGATGGCAATttaccaatgtttttttaatccgaTTCGtcgtttaattgaaaaaaattgacagaataatcaatcatttaaaaaaatcatcagtTGCAGCCCTACGGTCCGAGTTAAATTTGAGCCTTTTATTAAAAAACgaaatgtcatttttcaccCTGAAATTTGATGAGTTTTCCTAAAGTAACCTAAAATACACCAAAATGTAAATCGTGTGTTAAATGAAGGAAACATGCGCCAGTATAACAACGTAAGAAATACACTTTTCCTTTTCCCTGCAACATCGGTTAAGGATGAATCATGTATGATAATAAGCACTTAACACCATGCCCTGTAGTTGAATTTAAATGAGAACTGATCAAATCCTAACATGCTAACGCATAGCAAGACAGCAActtgagtacaaaaaaaaagtgcaaatccAGATCAATTGTgtttaggtatttttttttttttgaatggaaaTTGCTAAAACGCTAATCTGTTgacagttggtatgctaacgCGTAGCAAGATAGCGATCTCAGTCGAAAAAATTGCTGAGGCACTTAATGCCACACCCTGTAGTTGGCTCCTATTTTAAACACGGATTAATAGAaagctaacatgctagcagTTGGTTCACTAAAATGAAATAATCACTTCTAAAATTCGTCTGGCAGAACATTTTTCATGCCGTTGTGGAGGTTCCAAGGTGGACCAACGCAAAGATGGAGGTACTGTCCGTTACTGTCCATCTGAAATCATCTTGTCGCCATCCTCCTCCTAAATCTTTGTTTTGCCTTCCAGATTGCCACCAAAGATGCTCTCAATCCTCTGAAACAGGACGTGAAGAACGGGAAGCTTCGCTACGTGGCAAACGTGTTCCCGCACAAAGGTTACATCTGGAACTACGGCGCCATCCCGCAGGTACGTTCACGATGCAGTAACGGCGGCAACGCTCCACCAGCCAGACGCAGTACAGTagctccaaaaaatatatataatatttcatGATATCTTATAACAAAGAAAAAGCctcgtgtgttttgtgtttggacAGACATGGGAGGACCCTCACCACCGAGACGCCGACACGGGTCGCTGCGGGGACGACGACCCCATCGACGTATGCGACATCGGCGACAAGGTACGAGCCCCGCCCCTCAAGGGCAGCTATTGGACGGCTGGCCACATTTTGGTCATTTCGTTTTGAACGCAGACAGATGGCGCAAGGTCATTCGTAGATGACATTTACTGtcattttaaagaaagaaaaaaaatacttcctttcaacaataatataattcactcatttttttctgttatttataattaatttaattgtaattattaaccaattatttaataagatTTTAGacgtatataaaatatttattttgtaatatttgttggaTGAATTTAGCCATGTTTCCCTGAAATTGGTTAGttaaaatcattgttttgttttgaacattgaatttttttttcacagcaacATGATCGCACACAGTTtctttgatatatatatatatatatatatatcaatgttattttttctgttttacagCTATGCCATtgaacaataatttttttccccccattcatctttttgaaataatttggtaaattttgaacatttctacatactgtattttgttttatttaaattcttattttattattaattagtgattcaattgttttaattgattataaataatgaaatacaaaaaaaaaagtttaagatTTTTTAGCTTAAGCGTAAATGAATTTGTAAATCGTTTTATTCAGTAAAATAATTGTACTAATGGGGTCATTACAATGACATTAATGATAAACCATACAACTTAAAATCTAGCATGAATTATCTTattgataaaataaatttttttacatattttttacttgatttatttatttaagaatggcctggcccatctgtccgttttaaaaatcaaatgtctcGAGCGCCACAGTTTTCCCACCCCTgatgtaatgtaaaaaatatttgaaaagaagaATAAATACATGTTACTTGAGCAATTTTTGTCGAAAAACGACCCCTCGATGGTGTAAATGCTCGGTTGTCAAACGTCCTCCCTCAGGTGTGCACCCCGGGGGAAGTGATCCGAGTGAAAGTCCTCGGCACGCTGGCGCTCATCGACGAGGGCGAAACCGACTGGAAGGTCATCGCGATCAACGCGGACGACCCCGAGGCCGGCCGCTTCGACGGTAGGCGCGACCGTCGGATGAGCGCCGGGCGCCGAACCGCTACGTTTGTCCGTTCCGCTCTCCCCGCAGACCTAGACGACGTCAGGCGACTCAAGCCCGGCTACCTGGAGGCCACGTTCGATTGGTTCAAGCGATACAAAGTCCCCGACGGGAAGGCGGAAAACCAGTTTGCGTTCGACGGACAGTTCAGGGACAAGGTAAAGAACGTGCGgcggtgccttgacttaaaGGGAcagtatgcagttttcaaactgctagcaggATTTGTATGTAGCCTCTTGGCTAGTTCTCCTCATATTGAGTCGGttttaaaagaagaatttgaaTTAAATTGGAGGCTTTAGATGAAGCCAGAGAAGCGtggttttaattttaataatattgcACTGTCAGGTTATACAGAAAGTTTCGGCGTACcgtatatgacaaaaagtgttcgttcattttccgtagcgcttatcctcactagggtcgctttttaattgtttttttttgtaactgcaAACTACACGTCTAAGAGtccaatttgttccatgactgcGCTCGCAACTCAATTTAGTGGGAACACTTTTGATTGTTTGTCGCGTGTCTTAGGACTTTGCCTTGGAGACGGTGAAAAGTACGCACCAGTTCTGGAAAGCGCTCATCTCTCGGGAGACCGCCGCTGGCGAGTTGAGCTGGTGAGCAAGCTCCACCCACCCACGCCGACGCCAAAGATTCCCTAAAGCAGTCCATTCCCCGAGCAGTGTGCCGCGGGAAAAATTAATATTCGCTACAAATAATAACACGTCATCTTTGTtcgtctatttatgccagtgacatatagtgacaggcagaacaatgaaatgctaattttaTGACTcaatttgaatcttttttttttgttgttatttttgatCAGCATGAACACAAGCGTCTCCGAGAGTCGATTTTGTTGCTCTGCCGAAGATGCCGCCGCCGTGGTCGAGTCGGTAAGAATGCAAAGTTTCCGTGTGACGATTGCATGTTtaccggagtagccggagaaaactcCCGTGAGCGCAGGTCAGCTGGctcgcgtggcttttctccgggtactccggttcctCGTACATTACAAGAACAGGCTTCTTATGCTCagtgaagactcgaaattgtgcttcggtgtgaatgtgagcatgattgactgTCAACCCTGAGATTGGttgcagtatagaaaatggatgaattgctggcaacaaaagtgagtatacCCCTCAGTGGAAAGGTACAACTTGGGCCCAAAGTGCCGATATTTTGTACGTATATAAATCTAcacatctttttatttatgcacATTTTTGTCTTATTCTATAAACACCTGATAACGTAGCTCCCAAATtccatatggaaaaaaaatagcatgatAACTATATTATCGCATATTTTCTCAAGTGTGACTTGATTTTCTATGAACCATTTGCAGGCTTGTGCTTTTGGAGCTGCAGAGCCCATCCCCACTTCTGGTGCGTATAAAGTACAACGTGCCCGTTCGGTTTGTTTCTCACAAGATAATGTGctttcttttttggtttttcagTTGACAAATGGTTCTACTATGATAAGTAAGGACACTTTGGAAGGGAAATCAGTGACTTCCTGTCAACACTTTCATGCTTTTCGTCAccacaataaaatgacattaaaCCACATTCTGTGTGTCATTCTTGATCAATAAATGTATGTTTATTATGTTACTAATAAACTATCGTATACATGCAAACTTGGTCCAAACTGGATGTGGTGGACAGTAACGAGATACAAATAGTTTATTACCGTacttaaagtttttttcaagcaTCTGTacttcagtattttatttttctgacaacttttgCTTTTACTCCCTTTATTTAAATATAGATGTTTACTGTTCTATTCTGTCTTTTTTGTCAAAGTAGGCTTGTTAGACGGAAActacaaaaatatacatatatttaagttatcaaaacgggtactgtatataataattGACAGTATCCGGTTTGCttttgtacatttcagtctTTACTTGCACTTAAAAGGAGTTTCGAATCCGGACCTTTTTCCTTTCTACcttctgtacttctacttaggTACAGAGAGTGAGTACGGTTTTGTCCACCtctttaataaatacaaacgcAAAAATGGAGACTTTGTGACGTTGGCTCTCCGTCATTACACGAACAGGACGAGGGAAAGGGAGGAGGGCGCTCGTGAGTTCACGTGAGTCATTTTACGAACCGAAGAAGATCTCCGCTTGACTGTTTCCGCGGACCATTGACGAGGTGACGTCATTCAGAGTATAAACCACTTGTTGAAAAGAGACAACCAAACGCATTATATTCACTTAAATTTCAGTTTGACACTCCCTATGAATAATTAGCAATCGACAACAAGCTGAGCAGTGTTCGCTCGGGCTAGCTAGCTCCCCATGTACAGTAATTAGCATCATCATAAATAAACATTAACGAGCACAACCAGACAAACCTGCTCGCTTGAACGCCAAACATGTCTTAATTGGTTTAATTAGTCTCCTGAAACGCCAAACATGTCTTAATTGGTTTCATTAGTCTCCTGAAACGCCAAACATGTCTTGACTGTGAGAACGTACCAAGTGACGTCATCGTTCGCATCAACGTTGACAAGCGGCTACTGTTGCGTTCCGGTAACCTCGAAAAAATGACAACTTCGAGATAGTAACGGTGTCACAGAGTGTTGAGTGAGCCAATAAACTAGAATGTACCAAAAAATTTACTGGTTGTATAAagtgtaattgttttaatttgtctTTGTTCCAAACGACTGGAACACTACaactcacctcattcatcccAATATCATCGATTAAAAGTGAGTGAGCGATActgtgcatatttttttaaacctgttatgaaccttttattgatcaaatgcTTTAATGTACGGGTATTATGCAAATATGTAACTTTagcacattgtacagtttgtttcGTTTGACGTTCATCACCTTCGACCTCGGAGGACACGTGCGAGGTGAGGTGTGATTGGCTTCCGCCGGGGCCAGCGAGACCTTCTCAGACGCACTGGACTACATTCGCAATTTAAATTTCTTGAAATCGTTCGAATTATTCCGAACCAGCCATTCCACTGATTTTCAGCGTGGTACgagggctccctctagtggcctgCAAAAGTATCGCtgaataaaacttcaaactgtgtGTGGAATAgttgcttcatttaaaaacaaaaacaaaagagcgcagtccatttaagtacagttcagctgCGTAGAATACATTGACATTTATTCCTGTGTTGGCAGCTCGACGGTTGTGGAAGAACTACTTACCTGCCGCGAACGCCGTTTGCTTTTTAGTTTGGTAGTTGTCATCATTTTACTTGTATATGCATCAATCACTTCAGatatacagacaaaaaaatgtctaaacTACGTGAAAAGATGGAGATGCTGCTGAAAGTGAGGAAAGtgcggtggaaaaaaaaacgaatgaAGAGGATTAAGTTccgtgaaaagaaaaaaatagggaaaaagttcattttttgacattccattttattattttttattcgtTTTGATATAGTGCAATACTGtgaagtgctatttttcccTATTCACGCTTGAATTTAAGTTCATGattgtattaaaaaatgatATACCTGATTGTAATATTACTGTGCATGTAATTTGTTGAGGAATTTATTATTTAATCAGGGTTACTGTGCCCCCTGCTGTTCCATTTGAGGATAGCATTGAGTGGTGACGTCATCGGGAGTTCCTTTGCTCCGTAACTACAATACTCCTCAATTCCAGTTCAGAGGACAAAATGGTGTTCACCAACGATGGACGTGTAGAGAATAAAAATAGTTGAACATTGGTTGTCTCGTcgaggaaaacaacaacaacaacaacaacaagaacctTTTGGGAGCAGTTATAACATGTTACAAAAACGTTTGAAGGATGAATAACATTTTCGGTGGTGACATTTTGCCAAATCCAAGATGGCGGCGAGGTTGGCCTACGATCTTGGTAGAACCTGCGCTGACAGGAAAGTCCAGTCCAACTCGCTGATGGCACGCAAAACAAAAGACGAGCATGTGCGGCGAAAATTGACTCACAGAAGCGACTCGAAGTCGGTGAAAGCCCAAGTCAGAGACGCGCCTTGATTGCTTGCTGCCGGCACCTGGCAGCGCCCCTTGACCTTTAATCAGGTCAACGTCGCAGGTGCGTCACAGTTCCTTGACAATCTTTTTGACATTATTAGCCTGCCTCttcatttatattatattattatttagttttactttaaaattttGGGGGATTTCATAAGCTTGATATCGAATTGTATCTACAGCAAAAGccttgcagacttttttttttttttatttagaaggAAATTATAATTTAAGAGGATGTATTTTTAAAACGTAAAGTGAAAACTAAATAttatttgtgtttcaattttatgatgtatttttttctctccattttcTTGTATGTTCACACAACCCCTGTTTTGTTTGTGATTTATTGCAAGAATGAAGGAGAATAAACTAGTCGTTTCATGAACAGAAAGTAATGTttaatgtcttaaaaaaaaaaaaaagttcaatcgAATTGTAGCTCCATACAGTTAGTTCATCTTTCGTGCTCATTTTTCAGCGCCAAATAATTATGGCTCGTAACGATGTTGGTTAATGAAACGGCGTTCTTTGACTCATCGGGCTGATGAACCGGAATGACTCCCAGAGGTCAAAGTTGACATCACGTGTTGACACTTTGCTCACATGCTGCTTCagatcacccatccatccattttctgag containing:
- the lrrc20 gene encoding leucine-rich repeat-containing protein 20 isoform X1, giving the protein MAEAVVNVARRVNATVEEGRDHLGKHRDLSNCKLISFPDGVFKVLSSVSENIRVITLADNEMKAISSKFFSTFTQLRELDLHGNVLTKLPDCLEEMKHLTSIDLANNNFSAFPEKLTQIATLERINLEGNNITEIPVDKLSAMPALKWLNVMANPLDANTQSALTSTRNFEILSQRES
- the ppa1a gene encoding inorganic pyrophosphatase 2, mitochondrial isoform X1 produces the protein MSFGTEERGPPNTQDYRIFFKDAAGRYISPFHDIPIFADEAQNIFHAVVEVPRWTNAKMEIATKDALNPLKQDVKNGKLRYVANVFPHKGYIWNYGAIPQTWEDPHHRDADTGRCGDDDPIDVCDIGDKVCTPGEVIRVKVLGTLALIDEGETDWKVIAINADDPEAGRFDGRRDRRMSAGRRTATFVRSALPADLDDVRRLKPGYLEATFDWFKRYKVPDGKAENQFAFDGQFRDKDFALETVKSTHQFWKALISRETAAGELSCMNTSVSESRFCCSAEDAAAVVESACAFGAAEPIPTSVDKWFYYDK
- the lrrc20 gene encoding leucine-rich repeat-containing protein 20 isoform X2; translated protein: MAEAVVNVARRVNATVEEGRDHLDLSNCKLISFPDGVFKVLSSVSENIRVITLADNEMKAISSKFFSTFTQLRELDLHGNVLTKLPDCLEEMKHLTSIDLANNNFSAFPEKLTQIATLERINLEGNNITEIPVDKLSAMPALKWLNVMANPLDANTQSALTSTRNFEILSQRES
- the ppa1a gene encoding inorganic pyrophosphatase 2, mitochondrial isoform X2 encodes the protein MSFGTEERGPPNTQDYRIFFKDAAGRYISPFHDIPIFADEAQNIFHAVVEVPRWTNAKMEIATKDALNPLKQDVKNGKLRYVANVFPHKGYIWNYGAIPQTWEDPHHRDADTGRCGDDDPIDVCDIGDKVCTPGEVIRVKVLGTLALIDEGETDWKVIAINADDPEAGRFDDLDDVRRLKPGYLEATFDWFKRYKVPDGKAENQFAFDGQFRDKDFALETVKSTHQFWKALISRETAAGELSCMNTSVSESRFCCSAEDAAAVVESACAFGAAEPIPTSVDKWFYYDK